The DNA sequence CAACTGCTCGCCGTAGGCGCCCACCATGCCGGTCTGCGGCAGGTGGATGTGGGTGTCGATGAAACCGGGGGTGATCAGTGCATTCTGGTGATGGACGACTTCGATGTCCGCCGCCAGGGTTGGCAGCAGGTCGTGGGCGTGGCCGATGGCGCTGATCTGGCCGTTTTCTACCACCAGCAAACCGTCTTCGAAATATTCATAAGACGCTTCGATGCCGACTTCGGCGGGATCGGCGAGGCTGTGGAGCAGGGCGGCACGGTAGGCTTTACGTGTCAGAGGCATGGGAATTCTCAACGAGGGTTCAACGGTTCGCCTGGCTGCGGCGCGAGACCGGCAGCAGTTTGGCAATCGGTTCGGCGCGGGCGGTGTGCTGGCCGAAATCCGCGTTATAGGTGGCGATGATTTCGCCGGCGATAGAGATGGCGATTTCCACCGGCAACTTGCCTTTGACTTCGCCGATGCCCATCGGGCAACGCATGCGTTGCAAGGTGCTGCTGTCGAAGCCGCGATCACGCAGGCGATGTTCGAACTTGACTCGTTTGGTCTTCGAGCCGATCAGGCCGAAGTAGGCGAAGTCGTTGCGCTTGAGGATCGCGGCGCTCAATTCCAGGTCGAGCTGATGGTTGTGGGTCATGACGATGCAGTAGCTGCCGGCGGGCAATTCGTCGACTTCATCCAGTGGCTCTTCGCTCACGATCTTGCGCACACCGTGGGGCAGATGTTCGGGGAATTCCGCCTCCCGCGAGTCGATCCAGCGCACCTTGCAGGGCAGGCTCGCCAGCAGCGGTACCAACGCGCGACCGACATGGCCGGCACCGAATACGGCGATCTGCGCTTGCACCTGGCCCATGGGTTCGAACAGCAATACGGTCACGCCGCCGCAGCACTGGCCCAGGCTGGCACCAAGGCTGAAGCGTTCCAGATGAGTGTTCTGCTGGCCGCTGGCAAGCATTTGCCGGGCGATCTCCATGGCCTTGTATTCCAGGTGCCCGCCACCGATGGTGTCGAAGATCTGGCTGGCGCTGATGACCATTTTCGAACCGGCGTTACGCGGGGTCGAGCCGAGTTCCTCGATGATCGTCACCAGCACGCAGGGTTCACCGCGGGTTTGCAGGTCGGCGAGGGCGCTGATCCAGTTGTACATATTCACCTCGACATCTCTTTTGTCTGTTCGGCCGCCTTCGCGAGCAAGCCCGCTCCCACATTTGGATCGCGGTCCCCTGTGGGAGCGAGCTTGCTCGCGATCGGCCGCGCCTCGGTATCAGAGCGAAGCCAACTCGGTTTCAGCTTCTCCAACCTTCACTGTCTTCAGCTGCCGCATCTGCTCACACCCCCACAACACCCGCTCCGGCGTCGCCGGCGCGTCGATTTTCGGCTGGTGCCGGTAATCCCCCAGGCTCGCCACGGCGTCCTTGATGGCGCACCACGCGGCGATGCCGAGCATGAACGGCGGCTCGCCCACGGCTTTGGAATGGAACACCGTGTCTTCGGGGTTCTTGCGGTTTTCCACCAGTTTGACCCGCAGGTCCAGCGGCATGTCGGCCACGGCGGGGATCTTGTAGCTGGCCGGGCCATTGGTCATCAGCTTGCCCTTGTCGTTCCACACCAACTCTTCCATGGTCAGCCACCCCATGCCCTGGATGAACCCGCCCTCGACCTGGCCGATGTCGATGGCCGGGTTCAGCGAGGCGCCGACGTCGTGGAGGATGTCGGTGCGCAGCATCTTGTACTCGCCCGTGAGGGTGTCGACGATCACTTCGGCACACGCTGCGCCAAAGGCGTAGTAGTAGAAGGGCCGGCCACGGGCCTGGCTGCGGTCGTAATAGATTTTCGGGGTCTTGTAGAAGCCGGTGCTCGACAGCGAGACCTGGGCGAAATACGCCTGCTGCACCAGCGCCTCGAACGACAGGATGTGATCGCGTACCCGCACATGGCCGTTGTGGAATACCACGTCTTCTTCGCTGACCTTGTACTGCCGCGCGGCGAACTCCACCAGACGCCGCTTGATGGTTTCGGCGGCATTCTGCGCGGCCTTGCCGTTCAGGTCGGCGCCGCTGGAGGCAGCGGTGGGCGAGGTGTTCGGGACTTTGTCGGTGTTGGTCGCGGTGATCTGCACCCGGTCCATTTCCACCTGGAACACCTCGGCCACCACTTGGGCGACCTTGGTGTTCAGGCCCTGGCCCATTTCGGTGCCGCCATGGTTCAGGTGGATGCTGCCATCGGTGTAGACGTGGATCAGCGCGCCGGCCTGGTTGAGGAAACTGGCGGTGAACGAAATGCCGAATTTCACCGGCGTCAGCGCCAAGCCTTTTTTCAGGATCGGGCTATTGGCGTTGTAGCGGCGGATCGCTTCGCGGCGTTCGGCGTACTGGCTGCTTTGCTCAAGCTCGGCGGTCATTTCCTCGAGCATGTTGTGCTCGACGGTCTGGTAGTAGTGGGTGACGTTGCGTTCGGTCTTGCCGTAGTAGTTGGCCTTGCGCACGGCCAGCGGATCCAGACCCAGGTGCCGGGCGATGGCATCCATCACCTCTTCGATGGCGACCATGCCTTGTGGCCCGCCGAAACCACGGTAGGCGGTGTTCGAGGCGGTGTTGGTCTTGCAGCGGTGGCCGTTGATGGTCGCATCGCCCAAGTAATAGGCATTGTCGGCATGGAACATCGCCCGGTCGACAATCGACGCCGACAGGTCCGGCGAGCAACCGCAATTCCCCGCCAGTTCCAGGGCAATGCCGTGCAGGCGCCCGCTGCTGTCGAAACCCACGTCGTATTCGATGTAGAAGGGGTGGCGCTTGCCGGTCATCAGCATGTCTTCGACCCGGGGCAGGCGCATCTTGGTTGGCTGGCCCGTGAGGTGGGCGATGACCGCGCACAGGCACGCCGGGCTGGCGGCCTGGGTTTCCTTGCCACCGAATCCGCCGCCCATGCGGCGCATATCCACCACGACCTTGTTCATCGACACGCCCAGCACTTCGGCCACCAGTTTCTGCACTTCGGTGGGGTTCTGGGTGGAGCAATAGACGATCATGCCGCCATCTTCGGTGGGCATTACCGAGGAGATCTGGGTTTCCAGGTAAAAGTGTTCCTGGCCGCCGATGTGCAGCGAACCCTGGATGCGATGCTCGGCGCTCGCCAGGGCGGTGGCCGAGTCACCGCGTTGGTGGGTGTGGCTGTCGAGCACGAAATGCCGTTTGCGCAGGGCTTGGACAACATCCAGTACCGGCTCCAGGTCTTCGTATTCGACGATGGCTGCCATCGCGGCCTGGCGGGCGGTGTCCAGGTCCTTGGCGGCGACGGCCAGCACTGGTTGACCGACGAACTGCACGTCGTCGATGGCCAGCAGCGGATCGCCGGGCAGCAGCGGGCCGATGTCCTTCAGCCCCGGAATGTCGGCATGGGTAATGGCGATACGCACGCCTTCGAAGGCGTAGCAGGGCGCGGTGTCGATGCGGATGATCCGGGCGTGGGCGCGGTCTGACAGCCGGGCGTAAACGTGCAATTGGTTAGGGAATTCGAGACGGTCATCGATGTACTGCGCCTCGCCGGACACGTGCTTGGCGGCGCTGTCATGCTTGACGCTGCGGCCCACGCCGGTGGTCAGGTCGCGGGCGAACAGCTCGGCCAGTTCGGCTTGAGTCTTCTCTACGGTGTGATGGTTAGACATAAGCGGTCACCCGAGTCTCGATGTTCGGCGTTTGCAGTTCGATGAAGTATTTGCGCAACAGGTTGCGGGCGCTGAGCAGGCGGTATTCCTTGCTGGCGCGGAAGTCCGACAGCGGTGTGAAATCCTCGGCCAGGGCCGCGCAGGCGCGTTCGACGGTGTTGTCGTTCCACGGCGCACCGACCAGTACGGCTTCGCAATGCTTGGCGCGTTTGGGCGTCGCGGCCATGCCGCCGAAGGCGATCCGGGCATCGCGGACCACGCCATTGTCGATCCGCAGGTTGAACGCGGCGCACACGGCGGAAATGTCATCGTCCAGGCGCTTGGAAACTTTGTAGGCGCGAAACGCCTGCTCGGCACTGGCCCGGGGCACGATGATCTTCTCGATGAATTCGCTTTCCTGGCGTGCAGTGACGCGGTAGTCGATGAAATAGTCTTCCAGCGCCAGGGTGCGGCGGGTCTGGCCCTTGCACAGCACGATCTGCGCGCCGAGGGCGATCAGCAGCGGCGGGGAGTCGCCAATCGGCGACGCATTGCCGATGTTGCCGCCCAAGGTGCCTTGGTTGCGGATCTGCAGCGAGGCAAAGCGTTGCAGCAGTTCGCCGAAGTCCGGGTATTCGCCTTTCAAAGCCTCGTAACAATCGGAAAGCGCTGTGGCGGCACCGATCTCCAGGCGATCATCGAAGCGTTCGATGCGCTTGAGCTCGGCCACGTTGCCCACGTAGATCATCACCGGCAGGGTGCGGTGAAACTGCGTGACTTCCAACGCCAGGTCGGTGCCGCCGGCCAACAGGCGCGCCTGGGGATAAGCATCATAGAGATCGGCCAGGTCGGCCACGGTCAGCGGTACCAGGCAGCGCTTGTCGCCGCTGTTGAGTTCGCCGGTTTCGGTCGGGGCGATGGCTTTGAGGCGGGCGATGGTATCGGCCTCGCGGGCGTCGAACTGGTCCGGCTGCTTACCGCAGCAGGCCTGCTCGGCCGCGGCCAGGATCGGCCGGTAGCCGGTGCAGCGACAGAGGTTGCCGGCCAAGGCTTCGTGGGCCTTGTGCGCGTCGGGTTGCGCGCTGTTCTTTTGCAAGGCAAACAGCGACATGACGAAGCCAGGTGTACAGAAACCGCACTGCGAACCGTGGCAATCGACCATCGCCTGCTGGACGCTGTGCAACTGACCCTGGTGCTTGAGGTCTTCGACGCTGATCAGTTGCTTGCCGTGCAGGGCCGAGACGAAGGTCAGGCATGAATTGAGACTGCGATAGCGCATGCGCTCACGGCCGGTTTCATCCATGTGCAGTTCGCCGACCACCACGGTGCACGCGCCACAGTCGCCGCTGGCGCAGCCTTCTTTGGTACCGGATTTACCGACGTGCTCGCGTAAATAGTTGAGCACGGTCAGGTTCGGGTCCAGGGCGTGCTCGCTACGGAGTTCCTGGTTGAGTAAAAACTGGATCACGGAAGGCCTCGCAGACTCATTATTGTTGTATCGACTTGGGCCGAATTTATCAGTTCTGACTTTTCGGTCAATGATTTTCTGACTTAAAGGTCAGGAAAATTCGTTTGGTCGATAAACAACGGTTTCGGGTATTGATCCTCGAGGGATGTCCTATACCCATCAGTTAAGCGCAAATCCCTGTGGGAGCGGGCTTGCTCGCGAAGACGGGGTTTCTGCCGGTAGATTTTTTGCGGACGGACTGGCCTCTTCGCGAGCAAGCCCGCTCCCACAAGGGCCGGACCACTAAAAAATTGCTTATATCGTGCCAAAAACCCGGTGCAGGCCCTGCGCCATGACGTATTGAGTGCGCTACACTGCGCCGCTTGTGCAAATCGAAGAGTTTGAAGGACAACCATGACGTTCAAGGCCCCGGACAGCCTCGCCGAGCAAATCGCCCATCATCTCGCCGAGCGCATCATTCGCGGCGAAATGAAGCCGGGAGAGCGCATCCAGGAGCAAAAGGTCACGTTGGCGCTCAATGTCAGCCGCGGCTCGGTGCGCGAGGCCCTGCTGATTCTGGAGCGGCGCCACCTGATCGCCATCCTGCCGCGCCGTGGCGCGCACGTCACCGAGCTCACCGAACACAATGTGCGCAGTCTTTGTGCGCTGATGAGTGAGTTGTACATCCTGCTGGGCCATGCCGTGGCCCATGGCTGGCAGGATCAAGCCGACATGGCGCCGTTCGTGGCCATCCAGCAGCGTCTCAAGGACGCGTTTGCACGCCAGGACATCCGCACCTTTGTCGACGAAAGCTTCAGCGTGATGCGCGCTGCGTATCCGTTCGCCAACAACCCTTACTTGCAGGAAACCGTCGAGAACCTGCAACCGGCCATGAGTCGCGCCTATTTTCTCGCCCTGGAACAACGCAAGGCTGAAATGGGCGAGTTTCTCGATCTGTTCCAGCGCCTGCTCGCCGCTGTGCTGGCCCGTGATTTGCCGCAGATCCGCATCGTGCTGACGGCCTACGCCCAGCGCAGTTGCGATCTGGTGGTCTCTGCCCTGACGAAGGCCTGAACGTGCGGCTCAAGTGCATCAAATTGGCGGGGTTCAAATCCTTCGTCGACCCGACCACGGTGAACTTCCCCAGTAATATGGCGGCGGTGGTCGGGCCCAATGGCTGCGGCAAGTCGAACATCATCGACGCCGTGCGCTGGGTGATGGGCGAGAGCTCGGCCAAGAACCTGCGCGGCGAGTCGAT is a window from the Pseudomonas brassicacearum genome containing:
- the xdhB gene encoding xanthine dehydrogenase molybdopterin binding subunit, which codes for MSNHHTVEKTQAELAELFARDLTTGVGRSVKHDSAAKHVSGEAQYIDDRLEFPNQLHVYARLSDRAHARIIRIDTAPCYAFEGVRIAITHADIPGLKDIGPLLPGDPLLAIDDVQFVGQPVLAVAAKDLDTARQAAMAAIVEYEDLEPVLDVVQALRKRHFVLDSHTHQRGDSATALASAEHRIQGSLHIGGQEHFYLETQISSVMPTEDGGMIVYCSTQNPTEVQKLVAEVLGVSMNKVVVDMRRMGGGFGGKETQAASPACLCAVIAHLTGQPTKMRLPRVEDMLMTGKRHPFYIEYDVGFDSSGRLHGIALELAGNCGCSPDLSASIVDRAMFHADNAYYLGDATINGHRCKTNTASNTAYRGFGGPQGMVAIEEVMDAIARHLGLDPLAVRKANYYGKTERNVTHYYQTVEHNMLEEMTAELEQSSQYAERREAIRRYNANSPILKKGLALTPVKFGISFTASFLNQAGALIHVYTDGSIHLNHGGTEMGQGLNTKVAQVVAEVFQVEMDRVQITATNTDKVPNTSPTAASSGADLNGKAAQNAAETIKRRLVEFAARQYKVSEEDVVFHNGHVRVRDHILSFEALVQQAYFAQVSLSSTGFYKTPKIYYDRSQARGRPFYYYAFGAACAEVIVDTLTGEYKMLRTDILHDVGASLNPAIDIGQVEGGFIQGMGWLTMEELVWNDKGKLMTNGPASYKIPAVADMPLDLRVKLVENRKNPEDTVFHSKAVGEPPFMLGIAAWCAIKDAVASLGDYRHQPKIDAPATPERVLWGCEQMRQLKTVKVGEAETELASL
- the xdhC gene encoding xanthine dehydrogenase accessory protein XdhC, which translates into the protein MYNWISALADLQTRGEPCVLVTIIEELGSTPRNAGSKMVISASQIFDTIGGGHLEYKAMEIARQMLASGQQNTHLERFSLGASLGQCCGGVTVLLFEPMGQVQAQIAVFGAGHVGRALVPLLASLPCKVRWIDSREAEFPEHLPHGVRKIVSEEPLDEVDELPAGSYCIVMTHNHQLDLELSAAILKRNDFAYFGLIGSKTKRVKFEHRLRDRGFDSSTLQRMRCPMGIGEVKGKLPVEIAISIAGEIIATYNADFGQHTARAEPIAKLLPVSRRSQANR
- a CDS encoding GntR family transcriptional regulator, whose product is MTFKAPDSLAEQIAHHLAERIIRGEMKPGERIQEQKVTLALNVSRGSVREALLILERRHLIAILPRRGAHVTELTEHNVRSLCALMSELYILLGHAVAHGWQDQADMAPFVAIQQRLKDAFARQDIRTFVDESFSVMRAAYPFANNPYLQETVENLQPAMSRAYFLALEQRKAEMGEFLDLFQRLLAAVLARDLPQIRIVLTAYAQRSCDLVVSALTKA
- the xdhA gene encoding xanthine dehydrogenase small subunit, which encodes MIQFLLNQELRSEHALDPNLTVLNYLREHVGKSGTKEGCASGDCGACTVVVGELHMDETGRERMRYRSLNSCLTFVSALHGKQLISVEDLKHQGQLHSVQQAMVDCHGSQCGFCTPGFVMSLFALQKNSAQPDAHKAHEALAGNLCRCTGYRPILAAAEQACCGKQPDQFDAREADTIARLKAIAPTETGELNSGDKRCLVPLTVADLADLYDAYPQARLLAGGTDLALEVTQFHRTLPVMIYVGNVAELKRIERFDDRLEIGAATALSDCYEALKGEYPDFGELLQRFASLQIRNQGTLGGNIGNASPIGDSPPLLIALGAQIVLCKGQTRRTLALEDYFIDYRVTARQESEFIEKIIVPRASAEQAFRAYKVSKRLDDDISAVCAAFNLRIDNGVVRDARIAFGGMAATPKRAKHCEAVLVGAPWNDNTVERACAALAEDFTPLSDFRASKEYRLLSARNLLRKYFIELQTPNIETRVTAYV